A segment of the Streptosporangiales bacterium genome:
GAACTCGTCAGGAAGCCGCCAGCGCCGAGCCACGGGGTCACACCTCGACGATCAGCTCGACCTCGACGGACGCGTTGAGCGGCAGCGCCGCGACACCGATCGCGCTCCGCGCGTGCTTGCCCGCGTCACCGAACACCTGGCCGAGCAGCTCGCTGGCGGCGTTCATCACCTGCGGCTGGGAGGAGAAGTCGGGTGCGCTGTTGACGAAGCCCACGACCTTGACCACGCGCTTGACCTTGCCCAGGTCACCGACGACCGACTTCACCGCGGCGAGCGCGTTGAGCGTGCAGGCGCGGGCGCCCTGGCGGCCCTCGTCGATGTCGACGTCGATGCCGAGCTTGCCGCTCACCGCCAGCTCACCGTCGACGAACGGAACCTGTCCCGAGGTGTACACGAACGAGCCGCTGACGACCGCCGGCACGTAGTCGCCCGCCGGTGGTGCGACGGGCGGCAGCTCGAGCCCGAGCTCGGCGAGCCTCTCCTCCGGGGCGCTCACGACGGCAGCTCCCGTTTGAGGTAGCCCACGACGTTCTCCGGGTTCGGACCCGGGACGACGGCGACGAGCTCCCACCCGTCCACGCCCCAGGTGTCGAGGATCTCCTTCGTCGCGTGCACGAGCAGCGGCACGGTTGCGTATTCCCACTTGGCCATGGCGCGACCATATCGCCTACCCGCGCGGCTGCCACGGCGGCGAGACGCTCGTCACGGAGCTAGGCGTCGCCGGCGGTGACGGCGAGTGCCTCGTCGTGCGAACGCGACGGGACGCGATGGTCGTCGACGTGGGCGAGCGACCTGCGGCCGCTCGCCAAGACCAGCACCGCCACCAGCACGACACCGGCGCCGACCCAGAACGGCACGTGCGGGTTGATCGACTCGCCCAGCTTGCCGGCGAGCCACGGCGCGATCGCGCCGCCGGTGAACCTCACGAAGCTGTACGCCGCCGACGCGGTCGGACGCTCGACGGGTGCGGCCAGCATGACCGCCTCGGTGATGAGCGTGTTGTTGACGCCGCTGAGCAGGCCGCTCAGCACCACGCAGACGATGAGCACCGCCTTGTGGTCGGTGCCGATGGCCATCACGACGAGCACGGCGGCGAACGCCGTCAGCACGCCGAGCAGCACCGGCACCGTGCCGCGCAGGCGTTGCAGGACGGGCGCGAGGAACACCGAGGTGACGGCGACTCCCACGCCCCAGCCGCAGAAG
Coding sequences within it:
- a CDS encoding RidA family protein, which produces MSAPEERLAELGLELPPVAPPAGDYVPAVVSGSFVYTSGQVPFVDGELAVSGKLGIDVDIDEGRQGARACTLNALAAVKSVVGDLGKVKRVVKVVGFVNSAPDFSSQPQVMNAASELLGQVFGDAGKHARSAIGVAALPLNASVEVELIVEV